The following coding sequences are from one Saprospiraceae bacterium window:
- a CDS encoding sulfite exporter TauE/SafE family protein codes for MFNLLVVLLVAFAGSLLTFFCGFGLGTILLPVFLIFFDAPIAIAMTAIVHFLNNLFKLLLTKKHIDLSILKSFGIPSVLGAVVGSLLLTSFNLQDVGAQSALKRLIGLLLIVFAFIEWWTSFRKWQIDSRWYFAGGLVSGFFGGLSGHQGALRSAFLSKFNLDKNTWIATGVAIACCVDLTRLTVYSKQISTASTHIHYQSLGVALMGAIAGAILGNTLLKKMNIQILHTSVTIGLIIFGILLIFGVI; via the coding sequence ATGTTCAATCTACTCGTGGTTTTACTTGTGGCTTTTGCCGGATCCTTGCTGACATTTTTCTGCGGTTTTGGACTTGGAACAATTTTGCTGCCTGTTTTCCTGATTTTTTTTGATGCACCTATAGCCATTGCGATGACCGCTATAGTTCACTTCCTGAATAATTTATTCAAACTATTGTTGACAAAAAAACATATAGACCTCTCAATACTCAAAAGTTTTGGTATTCCTTCTGTACTGGGAGCCGTTGTTGGGAGTCTCCTGTTGACTAGTTTCAATTTGCAGGATGTTGGCGCACAATCAGCTTTGAAACGACTCATTGGGCTCTTACTCATTGTCTTCGCATTCATTGAATGGTGGACTAGTTTTCGCAAGTGGCAGATTGATTCCCGATGGTATTTTGCCGGTGGATTGGTGAGTGGATTTTTTGGAGGGTTGAGTGGACATCAAGGTGCTCTTCGTTCAGCTTTTCTTAGTAAATTTAATTTGGACAAAAATACCTGGATAGCTACGGGCGTTGCAATAGCTTGCTGTGTTGACCTTACCAGATTAACGGTTTACAGCAAACAAATTTCCACTGCATCTACCCATATCCACTACCAGTCATTAGGTGTTGCTTTGATGGGAGCTATTGCAGGAGCTATTCTTGGTAATACTTTACTTAAAAAAATGAATATTCAAATTCTTCATACCAGTGTCACGATAGGCCTGATAATTTTTGGAATATTACTCATATTTGGAGTAATTTGA
- a CDS encoding VOC family protein has protein sequence MARTSTYLNFENQTEKAFEFYKSVFGGEFLDGGINRFRGLPASENSPEMPEDVKDLVMHVGLEITGGHCLMGTDAPTSLGFHLKMGNNVYINLEPDTRSETLRLFNALSAGGKVEHELQEMFWGAYYGSCVDQFGVQWMFNCVESA, from the coding sequence ATGGCGCGTACAAGTACTTATCTCAATTTCGAAAATCAAACAGAAAAAGCTTTTGAATTTTATAAAAGCGTTTTTGGTGGAGAGTTCCTCGACGGTGGCATCAATAGATTTCGGGGCCTTCCGGCTTCAGAGAATTCCCCTGAGATGCCTGAAGATGTTAAAGATCTAGTCATGCATGTTGGTTTGGAAATCACCGGTGGCCATTGCCTGATGGGCACAGATGCTCCAACAAGTCTTGGCTTTCATCTTAAAATGGGAAACAACGTATACATCAATCTGGAGCCTGATACCAGATCGGAAACATTAAGATTATTCAATGCACTTTCCGCCGGCGGTAAAGTAGAACACGAATTACAGGAAATGTTTTGGGGAGCATATTATGGCAGTTGTGTCGACCAGTTTGGTGTGCAATGGATGTTCAATTGTGTTGAATCTGCATAA
- a CDS encoding TIGR01777 family protein, whose product MRSELPSVLLVGGSGNLGRKLTKLLAEKNYKVRWLTRKLNSKINIKQFEWDFEKAFIDTACFENTDILINLAGASIRDKRWTKHYKNEIYNSRVRATRFLREVIECNKYRIRTFIQGSAVGYYGNQTTSDMMAEDHFPGKDFLAKTCEEWELEAKKFSELGCRVCIMRTGVVFSPGNEAYDTMLKLAAFKIGSTLGDGRQYFPWIHLEDWCRMVIFLIEDQLLRGAFNAVAPHQIKQAELNTFFHKKTGKKQMIHSTPAWFTKLLFGEMAENLLNGSSISAQKILNAGFKYKYPDLNSMLK is encoded by the coding sequence ATGAGGAGTGAACTACCATCAGTATTGTTAGTTGGAGGAAGTGGTAATTTAGGAAGAAAACTCACAAAACTTCTTGCCGAGAAAAATTATAAAGTGAGATGGTTGACCCGAAAATTAAATTCCAAAATAAATATCAAGCAATTTGAGTGGGATTTTGAAAAAGCTTTCATTGATACAGCATGTTTCGAAAACACTGATATTTTGATCAATTTGGCAGGGGCCTCTATTCGAGACAAGAGGTGGACGAAGCACTATAAGAATGAAATTTACAATAGCCGTGTTAGAGCAACAAGGTTTTTGAGAGAGGTTATAGAATGTAACAAATACAGGATCCGGACTTTCATCCAAGGTTCTGCTGTAGGATATTATGGAAACCAAACAACGAGTGACATGATGGCAGAAGACCATTTTCCAGGGAAAGATTTTTTAGCTAAAACGTGCGAGGAATGGGAGCTGGAAGCTAAGAAGTTTTCGGAATTGGGCTGTCGAGTGTGCATTATGAGAACCGGAGTTGTGTTCTCTCCTGGTAACGAAGCATACGATACAATGTTGAAATTGGCTGCTTTTAAGATAGGCAGTACGTTAGGTGATGGACGCCAATATTTTCCTTGGATTCATCTGGAGGATTGGTGTCGAATGGTTATTTTTTTAATTGAAGATCAATTATTGCGTGGGGCATTTAATGCTGTTGCACCTCATCAAATTAAACAAGCCGAATTAAATACATTTTTTCATAAGAAAACCGGCAAAAAGCAAATGATCCATTCCACACCAGCATGGTTCACTAAATTGTTGTTTGGTGAAATGGCGGAAAATTTGTTGAATGGAAGTTCTATTTCCGCACAAAAAATTTTAAACGCAGGTTTTAAATACAAGTACCCGGATTTAAATTCAATGCTTAAATAG
- a CDS encoding deoxyribodipyrimidine photo-lyase, giving the protein MKEIAIFWFRRDLRLEDNAGLFSALKGNYPVLPVFIFDPNILNHLTDKSDARVSFIHQRLENINQQLKPFKSSIFTIFKEPKSAFEELLSMFAVREVFTNRDYEPYALKRDEVIRKFLHERNVKFHTFKDQVIFEKLEICKKDGSPYTVFTPYSTAWKYLFSQHALNVYPSEELLDNFYMNKELKFLALKELGFENSMIKVPACNLEEHTIRNYHLNRNYPSVHGTSNLSVQLRFGTVSIRRLVKMANSMNEQWLNELIWREFFMMILFCFPNCVEESFKPKYRNIEWINNEAHFKAWCEGKTGYPLVDAGMRELNSTGLMHNRVRMVTASFLTKHLWIDWRWGEAYFAEKLLDFDLSANNGNWQWAAGCGCDAAPYFRIFNPTEQARKFDPEQIYINKWLGEDIDTIILPIVDHAFARDRAIRLYKKYLNEE; this is encoded by the coding sequence GTGAAAGAAATTGCCATATTTTGGTTTAGACGTGATTTGAGACTAGAAGATAATGCAGGATTATTCTCTGCATTGAAAGGCAACTATCCGGTATTACCTGTATTTATTTTTGATCCAAATATTTTAAATCATTTAACTGATAAATCGGATGCGCGTGTAAGTTTTATTCATCAACGGTTGGAGAATATCAATCAGCAACTAAAGCCTTTTAAAAGTTCAATTTTTACCATTTTCAAGGAACCTAAGAGTGCATTTGAAGAATTATTATCAATGTTTGCTGTGCGAGAAGTTTTTACAAACAGGGATTATGAGCCATATGCTTTAAAAAGAGACGAAGTCATTAGAAAATTTCTCCATGAACGCAACGTAAAATTTCACACATTTAAGGATCAGGTAATTTTCGAGAAACTTGAAATTTGCAAAAAGGACGGCAGCCCATATACTGTATTTACTCCGTATTCAACAGCATGGAAGTATTTGTTCTCACAGCACGCGTTAAATGTGTATCCGAGTGAAGAATTATTGGACAACTTTTACATGAATAAAGAGCTGAAGTTCTTGGCTTTGAAGGAACTGGGTTTTGAAAATTCCATGATCAAAGTTCCAGCGTGCAATTTAGAAGAACATACAATCAGAAATTACCATCTTAATCGCAACTATCCGTCCGTTCATGGAACCAGTAACCTCAGTGTTCAATTGCGCTTTGGCACAGTAAGCATAAGAAGATTAGTGAAAATGGCCAATTCTATGAATGAACAATGGTTAAATGAGCTTATTTGGAGAGAATTTTTCATGATGATTTTATTCTGTTTTCCAAATTGTGTTGAAGAAAGCTTTAAGCCAAAATATCGAAATATTGAATGGATAAATAATGAAGCACATTTTAAAGCTTGGTGCGAGGGAAAGACAGGCTATCCGTTGGTAGATGCAGGGATGCGGGAATTGAATTCCACAGGATTGATGCATAATAGAGTAAGGATGGTAACTGCGAGTTTTTTGACTAAACATTTATGGATTGATTGGAGATGGGGTGAGGCATATTTTGCTGAGAAATTATTGGATTTTGATCTTTCAGCCAACAATGGAAATTGGCAGTGGGCTGCAGGATGTGGTTGTGATGCTGCGCCCTATTTTAGAATTTTCAATCCGACCGAGCAGGCACGTAAATTTGATCCTGAACAAATCTATATTAATAAGTGGTTGGGTGAAGACATAGATACTATAATCCTTCCGATTGTTGACCATGCCTTCGCCAGAGATCGTGCAATTAGGCTTTATAAAAAGTATTTAAATGAGGAGTGA
- a CDS encoding gliding motility-associated C-terminal domain-containing protein, with protein MKKINIGISIFLFIIVNQIQAQDLYFRKYYFHDQFNPNGPNTGILNYAIETMKDGSIVTIGFGSDAANQSTGILSLFSCTGDLIWTKNLGLSSGATNTNFGIAEASNGDIVICFNHSATFFSATMLITRIDRQGNVKWSNRLGVSKEFGRDMVATKDGGFVIAGSTGVYGIDHTRDDIYLLKIDSAGTLLWTKTFGTLDSYDQAFAIESDPNGNLYLTGRLINRGTFMGFLMKTDPNGNPMKTIAIGAENHSTNGYDLAVLSNGDIALTGFTTILEQNFQDRSDLMVGLFDKDLNTKWINTYEIAAGTDNGALGESIAEMKDGGLAIVSESASFTNHNLPIPQAAGKWLGTIIERDGKLRKAYLYNLYGSGYPKIKKSSLGGFVIAGTSTYNTLSRAFQMLMIKTDDQLLNDNCEELDVTGELITLSPSFIVEDYNYTERSGGSTIPYNPIVDGREIMNEVVCEKLPEFSAKFSAPNEICQGQEIEIKDESITLPGIKYKWQLGTTEDTTSGSVKTTFQSSGEIPVILTLQFGCITKSFEKIIKVNSAIAITKNDKYCELQQYVFNGKIYEAGTHIIKLPAQNGCDTSMTLNLEKNESSLIEKELFCGDSIIIEGKAYNRDTVIKDSDNCILYKITTVNCNEDCLKFPNVFAPFSEIEQNRTFRPILNCQDSATVQLEALEMEVYNRFGIKVFETKSNTGAWDGYYKGEISPMETYIYIAEYSLRYGEKFVRRGLKQKGSVSLIK; from the coding sequence ATGAAAAAAATAAATATTGGAATCTCCATCTTCTTGTTCATTATAGTCAACCAGATACAAGCACAGGATCTTTATTTTCGGAAATACTACTTTCATGATCAATTCAATCCGAATGGACCAAATACAGGCATACTCAACTATGCCATAGAAACAATGAAGGATGGTTCTATTGTCACTATAGGCTTTGGATCAGATGCTGCCAACCAATCCACAGGTATCCTCTCCCTGTTCAGCTGCACCGGAGATCTGATTTGGACAAAAAACCTTGGTTTATCAAGTGGTGCTACCAATACTAATTTTGGAATAGCTGAAGCATCTAATGGAGACATTGTAATTTGTTTTAACCATAGCGCAACGTTTTTTTCAGCGACGATGCTGATTACCAGAATCGATCGCCAAGGGAATGTAAAATGGTCCAACAGACTTGGTGTCAGCAAAGAATTTGGCCGAGATATGGTAGCAACAAAGGATGGCGGATTTGTGATTGCAGGCAGTACAGGGGTTTATGGCATCGATCATACCCGTGATGATATTTATTTGCTAAAAATAGATAGTGCCGGAACTTTGTTGTGGACAAAAACATTTGGCACTTTAGATTCCTATGATCAGGCATTTGCAATAGAATCCGACCCGAATGGCAACCTCTACCTAACCGGTAGATTAATAAACAGAGGGACGTTCATGGGTTTTCTGATGAAAACTGACCCGAATGGCAATCCCATGAAAACGATTGCAATTGGAGCTGAAAATCACAGTACTAATGGGTATGATCTGGCCGTGCTTTCCAATGGCGATATCGCCTTGACAGGCTTTACTACAATTCTTGAGCAAAACTTTCAGGATAGGTCAGACCTCATGGTGGGATTGTTTGATAAAGACCTTAATACGAAATGGATCAATACTTATGAGATTGCAGCAGGAACTGATAATGGAGCCTTGGGGGAGAGTATTGCGGAAATGAAGGATGGCGGATTAGCTATTGTTTCAGAGTCAGCTTCTTTTACAAATCACAATTTACCAATCCCACAAGCAGCGGGAAAATGGTTAGGCACCATCATAGAACGAGACGGAAAACTAAGAAAAGCGTATTTATACAATCTGTATGGATCGGGATATCCAAAAATCAAAAAATCGTCACTGGGAGGATTTGTAATCGCAGGGACTTCAACTTACAATACTCTTTCAAGAGCGTTCCAAATGCTCATGATTAAAACGGATGATCAATTGCTCAATGACAATTGTGAGGAATTAGATGTCACAGGAGAGTTAATTACACTTTCACCAAGTTTTATAGTCGAAGATTACAATTATACCGAGAGGAGTGGAGGCAGTACAATACCCTACAATCCTATTGTTGATGGAAGGGAAATTATGAATGAAGTAGTATGCGAAAAACTACCGGAGTTTTCGGCTAAATTTTCTGCTCCTAATGAAATCTGCCAAGGCCAGGAAATCGAAATAAAAGACGAATCTATTACTCTACCGGGAATTAAGTATAAATGGCAACTTGGAACCACGGAAGACACTACCAGCGGAAGTGTAAAAACCACCTTCCAATCTTCAGGAGAGATTCCTGTGATCCTGACGCTTCAATTTGGGTGCATTACTAAATCCTTCGAGAAAATAATAAAGGTTAATAGCGCAATAGCGATAACAAAAAATGACAAGTATTGTGAATTACAACAATACGTTTTTAATGGAAAAATTTATGAAGCAGGAACTCACATAATAAAACTTCCCGCTCAAAATGGTTGTGATACTTCGATGACTTTAAATCTTGAAAAAAATGAATCTAGTTTGATAGAGAAGGAATTATTCTGTGGAGATAGTATAATCATTGAGGGTAAGGCATATAATAGAGATACAGTGATTAAAGATAGTGACAATTGCATTTTATATAAAATCACAACAGTAAATTGTAATGAAGATTGCCTAAAATTTCCAAACGTTTTCGCTCCTTTTTCTGAAATAGAACAAAACAGAACATTTAGACCAATTCTAAACTGTCAAGATTCGGCGACGGTGCAACTAGAAGCGCTTGAAATGGAAGTCTACAACAGATTTGGAATAAAAGTTTTTGAAACAAAATCCAATACAGGAGCTTGGGACGGTTATTATAAAGGAGAAATTTCGCCTATGGAAACCTATATCTACATTGCAGAGTATTCATTGCGTTATGGAGAAAAGTTTGTTCGCAGGGGGTTAAAACAAAAAGGTTCAGTGAGTCTGATCAAATAA
- a CDS encoding oligosaccharide flippase family protein, producing MRSEFVINIILLLFFSFIIKPIYLFLIEKNIQLHVGLEQFGFYAGILNFTLILQVINDFGIQNFTNREISQQRLQGNTGFGELLASKGILSIIYLLFCLLLALIWFPPDQSLKLLAHVAFNQILISGVGFFRSAIAGMSFYRWDSFLSVMDRWILIITGAFFLLIPGLKHYLSIPLFVWMQTVSLGLTLLICILVFFSKKPPDLSIHFSHSRVKQIFVACLPFALIYFFNALYAKQDLLLLGRWHRGGDYTVGKYTLVMRFFDAANMVSLAFGGLLLGMFSRQKFNAELKNDFLHFSMKLLLFLTVLIVITGFYYAHDINLLVNRLSDPDLDQCMKWTMLAFLPASLSYIYGALYQAIHLEKRLVLIYICIVIVNLLSNYLLIPNWGINGSAISNLVSQSVCLIVLVAATPRAYHFQTIEVAQFISFVILGFGLGHLMAFWGVSFYTFVLLILPSIALIAFLLRLFQWDEVRMFVSKLRS from the coding sequence ATGCGCTCAGAGTTTGTCATCAATATTATTCTATTACTCTTCTTTAGCTTTATCATTAAGCCGATTTACCTGTTTTTGATTGAAAAAAATATTCAATTGCATGTTGGTCTTGAACAGTTCGGATTTTATGCCGGAATTCTCAACTTCACTTTGATTCTGCAAGTGATCAATGATTTTGGGATTCAAAATTTTACCAATCGCGAAATCAGCCAACAGCGCCTACAGGGGAATACAGGATTTGGCGAGCTCCTCGCAAGTAAAGGTATACTTTCAATAATTTATCTGCTCTTTTGTTTGCTTCTGGCTTTGATATGGTTTCCTCCGGATCAATCCCTCAAACTCCTTGCGCATGTAGCTTTCAACCAGATTTTGATTAGCGGTGTTGGGTTTTTTCGCTCTGCAATTGCAGGAATGAGTTTCTATAGATGGGATAGCTTTTTGTCTGTCATGGATCGCTGGATTTTAATCATAACCGGTGCTTTTTTTCTTCTCATACCTGGTTTGAAACACTATCTGTCCATACCTTTGTTTGTCTGGATGCAGACCGTATCCCTTGGGCTTACGCTGTTGATTTGCATCCTTGTTTTCTTTTCCAAAAAACCACCGGATCTGAGTATTCACTTCAGCCATTCGCGCGTCAAACAAATTTTTGTCGCATGTCTGCCATTTGCACTGATTTATTTTTTCAATGCATTGTATGCTAAACAAGACTTACTCCTATTGGGACGATGGCACCGCGGTGGAGATTATACTGTGGGAAAATATACCTTAGTAATGAGATTTTTCGATGCAGCTAACATGGTGAGCCTTGCCTTTGGGGGGTTGCTGCTGGGCATGTTTTCGCGTCAAAAATTCAATGCTGAGCTGAAGAATGATTTTCTTCATTTTAGTATGAAGTTGCTTCTGTTCCTTACCGTTTTGATTGTTATCACGGGATTCTATTATGCACATGATATCAATCTTTTGGTCAATAGACTCAGTGATCCTGATCTCGATCAATGTATGAAATGGACAATGTTGGCTTTCCTTCCCGCAAGCTTGAGCTATATCTACGGAGCCCTATATCAGGCTATTCATCTGGAAAAGCGTCTTGTTCTCATTTATATCTGTATTGTGATTGTGAACCTTCTCTCTAACTATCTACTGATACCGAATTGGGGTATAAATGGATCGGCTATTTCTAATCTAGTCTCCCAATCTGTTTGTTTGATTGTTTTGGTTGCTGCTACCCCTAGGGCTTATCATTTCCAAACGATCGAAGTGGCACAATTTATTTCCTTTGTGATTCTTGGCTTTGGCCTGGGACATTTGATGGCATTTTGGGGAGTTTCCTTTTATACTTTTGTTTTGTTGATATTACCCTCAATAGCCCTTATTGCCTTTTTGCTCCGCCTTTTTCAATGGGACGAAGTAAGGATGTTCGTGTCCAAATTGCGCAGCTAA